A stretch of the Aegilops tauschii subsp. strangulata cultivar AL8/78 chromosome 4, Aet v6.0, whole genome shotgun sequence genome encodes the following:
- the LOC109762221 gene encoding protein NUCLEAR FUSION DEFECTIVE 4-like: MPSTQFAKHVVAGRWFMFFASILIMAAAGGTYIFAIYSKAIKSSLGYDQQTLNTLSFFKDVGANVGILPGLINEVTPPWVVLACGAAMNLVGYLMIYLSITGRTARPPVWLMCLYIAVGANSQSFANTGALVTAVKNFPEDRGVVLGLLKGFVGLSGAIFTQLYRAIYGTDNDGADLVLLMAWLPAAISLLFIPTIRIMPRGTVAAAATSGRERRAFFYFLYASIVLAVYLLVMNVVELEVLKFPRPAYYVTATVLLLLIFFPIVIIVQQELRTYLQPPLPTQSIVPTTTTTVVDETPSTATVTPPATTCFQDVFRPPARGEDYTILQALFSVDMLVLFVATICGVGGTLTAIDNLGQIGQSLGYPQRSVTTFVSLVSIWNYAGRVVAGFASEYVLARYKVPRPLVLTAVLLLARAGHLLIAVGVNNGLYAASVILGFCFGAQWPLLFAIISEVFGLKYYSTLYNFGAVASPVGSYILNVRIAGHRYDEEALRQGGRRGNDLTCIGVRCFRESFYIIAGVTLLGALVSLLLAWRTRNFYRGDLYGKFNAELAMGPPGPAQDRPEQATTKGAATSSDNVVATNGGKIRSVDH, encoded by the coding sequence ATGCCGTCGACGCAATTCGCGAAGCACGTCGTGGCCGGGCGGTGGTTCATGTTCTTCGCGTCGATCCTCATcatggcggcggcgggcggcaccTACATCTTCGCCATCTACTCCAAGGCCATCAAGTCGTCGCTGGGGTACGACCAGCAGACGCTCAACACGCTCAGCTTCTTCAAGGACGTGGGCGCCAACGTCGGCATCCTGCCGGGCCTCATCAACGAGGTGACGCCGCCGTGGGTCGTCCTCGCCTGCGGCGCCGCCATGAACCTCGTCGGCTACCTCATGATCTACCTCTCCATCACCGGCCGCACCGCGCGCCCGCCCGTCTGGCTCATGTGCCTCTACATCGCCGTCGGCGCCAACTCCCAGTCCTTCGCCAACACCGGCGCGCTCGTCACCGCCGTCAAGAACTTCCCTGAGGACCGCGGCGTCGTGCTGGGGCTCCTCAAGGGCTTCGTTGGCCTCAGCGGCGCCATCTTCACGCAGCTCTACCGCGCCATCTACGGCACCGACAACGACGGCGCCGACCTCGTGCTGCTCATGGCCTGGCTGCCCGCCGCCATCTCGCTCCTCTTCATCCCCACCATCCGCATCATGCCGCGGGGCACCGTGGCCGCCGCCGCGACCAGCGGCCGGGAGCGCAGGGCCTTCTTCTACTTCCTCTACGCCTCCATCGTGCTCGCCGTCTACCTCCTCGTCATGAACGTGGTGGAGCTCGAGGTGCTCAAGTTCCCTAGGCCCGCCTACTACGTCACAGCCACCgtgctcctcctcctcatcttctTCCCCATCGTCATCATCGTCCAGCAGGAGCTCAGGACCTACCTGCAGCCGCCACTGCCCACCCAGTCCATTGTCCCGACTACAACGACCACGGTCGTCGACGAGACGCCATCCACAGCCACCGTGACGCCGCCGGCGACGACGTGCTTCCAGGACGTGTTCCGGCCGCCGGCGAGGGGGGAGGACTACACGATCCTGCAGGCCCTCTTCAGCGTGGACATGCTGGTGCTGTTCGTGGCCACCATCTGCGGCGTGGGCGGCACGCTGACGGCCATTGACAACCTGGGCCAGATCGGGCAGTCGCTGGGCTACCCGCAGCGCAGCGTGACCACCTTCGTCTCCCTGGTGAGCATCTGGAACTACGCCGGGCGCGTCGTGGCCGGTTTCGCGTCCGAGTACGTGCTGGCCCGGTACAAGGTTCCCCGTCCGCTCGTCCTCACGGCGGTGCTCCTCCTGGCCCGCGCGGGGCACCTCCTGATCGCCGTCGGCGTCAACAACGGGCTGTACGCAGCGTCGGTGATCCTCGGCTTCTGCTTCGGGGCGCAGTGGCCGCTGCTCTTCGCCATCATCTCCGAGGTCTTCGGCCTCAAGTACTACTCCACGCTCTACAACTTCGGCGCCGTCGCCAGCCCCGTTGGCTCCTACATCCTCAACGTCCGCATCGCCGGCCACCGCTACGACGAGGAGGCGCTCCGGCAGGGCGGGCGGAGAGGCAACGACCTCACCTGCATCGGGGTGCGCTGCTTCAGGGAGTCATTCTACATCATCGCCGGCGTCACCCTGCTGGGCGCCCTCGTCTCGCTGCTGCTCGCGTGGAGGACCAGGAACTTCTACAGGGGCGACCTCTACGGCAAGTTTAACGCCGAGCTAGCCATGGGCCCTCCTGGCCCTGCACAGGACCGCCCGGAACAAGCCACCACCAAGGGTGCGGCTACCTCCAGCGACAACGTCGTCGCCACCAATGGTGGCAAGATCCGTTCAGTTGATCACTAA